One genomic window of Buchnera aphidicola (Greenidea ficicola) includes the following:
- the ileS gene encoding isoleucine--tRNA ligase yields MNNIKKTLNLPKTKFSMKGNLIKKEPKIIKKWLKEKIYQKIKKKNKKKKSFILYDGPPYANGNIHIGHALNKILKDIIIKSKNLSGFNSLYKPSWDCHGLPIEHKIELYLNKNKKKKISDKKFRKYCKKYAKKNIKKQKEDFIKLGIIGKWHKPNLTMSFNNQSNIILTLSKIIKKGYLYKDYKPVYWCIKCKSSLAEAEIEYFNKYSPGIIVLFQAKNKEKIKKIFKIKNKKINIINIIIWTTTPWTLPSNVGIAINPNIKYQLIKTKLYTIILAKKVLKKTMKKLRIKKWTILSTIIGKKLEFIKFIHPFLKNYIPIILSKYVTEKIGTGAVHTSPDHGQEDFIICKKYKINTKNLIKNCGKINKNIHPLINKKNILKINKIIIDILIKNKKIINLHYIKHNYPHCWRHKFPIIFRATIQWFINMNKNKLRKKCLKLIKNITWIPHWGYEKMKKMLENRPDWCISRQRKWGIPLTIFINKKTGKIHPKTEKLTKKIAKYVKKKGTEKWWSKNIIKINKKKYKKIKDVLDVWFESGSLYIYNLKSKKNKNIGDIYLEGSDQYRGWFMSSLIISTIVNNKAPYKKVLTHGFTIDEKGYKMSKSSNNAISPNFIIENYGADVLRLLIASTNYCNDITISKKIIKQSITNYKKIRNTIRFLIANLKYFNNKKNSINENKMVKIDKWIILETKKLQKKIILLYNKYQFHKIIKHLMNFISIKLSSFYLDIIKDRQYTLNIKNNSRYSCQKAIFYILNVIVRLISPILSFTSEEIWKYLQKKKNKKNIFTEKWFLKNFIKKKKNNNKFWKKIILIKNEINKIIEIYRNKKKIKSSLEASIILYTNKNIKKKIQKFKKEKKFLFIVSNVKIKKFEQAPKNAIHSKNIKKLKIIIKKNNGKKCQRCWNYVKKIIIFKNKNKICKRCILNLFGLGEKRKFL; encoded by the coding sequence TTCTATGAAAGGAAACTTAATTAAAAAAGAACCAAAAATAATAAAAAAATGGTTAAAAGAAAAAATTTACCAAAAAATAAAAAAAAAAAACAAAAAAAAAAAATCTTTTATTTTATATGATGGTCCACCATACGCAAATGGAAACATACACATTGGTCATGCTTTAAATAAAATATTAAAAGATATTATAATAAAATCTAAAAATCTTTCAGGTTTTAATTCATTATATAAACCATCATGGGATTGTCACGGTTTACCTATTGAACATAAAATAGAACTTTATTTAAATAAAAATAAAAAAAAAAAAATATCTGATAAAAAATTTAGAAAATATTGCAAAAAATACGCAAAAAAAAATATAAAAAAACAAAAAGAAGATTTTATTAAATTAGGAATAATAGGAAAATGGCATAAACCAAATTTAACAATGAGTTTTAATAATCAATCGAATATAATTTTAACTTTATCAAAAATAATAAAAAAAGGATATTTATACAAAGATTATAAACCAGTATATTGGTGTATAAAATGTAAATCGTCATTAGCAGAAGCAGAAATAGAATATTTTAACAAATACTCTCCTGGAATCATAGTTTTATTTCAAGCAAAAAATAAAGAAAAAATAAAAAAAATATTTAAAATAAAAAATAAAAAAATAAATATTATTAATATTATTATATGGACAACAACACCTTGGACTTTACCTTCTAACGTTGGAATTGCAATTAATCCAAATATTAAATATCAATTAATAAAAACAAAATTATATACAATAATTTTAGCAAAAAAAGTTCTTAAAAAAACAATGAAGAAATTAAGAATTAAAAAATGGACTATTTTATCTACTATCATAGGAAAAAAATTAGAATTTATAAAATTCATACACCCATTTTTAAAAAATTATATACCAATAATTCTATCTAAATATGTAACTGAAAAAATAGGTACTGGAGCAGTTCATACTTCACCAGATCACGGTCAAGAAGATTTTATAATATGTAAAAAATATAAAATAAATACAAAAAATTTAATAAAAAATTGTGGAAAAATAAATAAAAATATTCACCCTTTAATTAATAAAAAAAATATACTTAAAATAAATAAAATAATAATAGATATTTTAATAAAAAATAAAAAAATAATAAATTTACATTATATTAAACATAATTACCCACACTGTTGGAGACATAAATTTCCTATTATATTCCGAGCAACAATACAATGGTTTATCAACATGAATAAAAATAAACTTAGAAAAAAATGTTTAAAATTGATTAAAAATATTACCTGGATCCCTCATTGGGGATATGAAAAAATGAAAAAAATGCTTGAAAATAGACCAGATTGGTGTATTTCAAGACAAAGAAAATGGGGAATACCATTAACAATTTTTATAAATAAAAAAACAGGAAAAATACACCCAAAAACTGAAAAATTAACAAAAAAAATAGCAAAATATGTAAAAAAAAAAGGAACAGAAAAATGGTGGAGTAAAAATATCATTAAAATAAATAAAAAAAAATATAAAAAAATAAAAGATGTATTAGATGTATGGTTTGAATCTGGATCGTTATATATATATAATCTAAAATCAAAAAAAAATAAAAATATAGGAGATATATATTTAGAAGGATCAGATCAATATAGAGGTTGGTTTATGTCTTCTTTAATAATATCAACTATAGTAAATAATAAAGCTCCTTATAAAAAAGTTTTAACTCATGGATTTACTATAGATGAAAAAGGATATAAAATGTCCAAATCATCTAACAATGCAATAAGTCCAAATTTTATTATTGAAAATTATGGAGCAGATGTATTACGTTTATTAATAGCATCCACTAATTACTGTAATGATATAACAATATCTAAAAAAATAATAAAACAATCTATTACAAATTACAAAAAAATAAGAAACACAATAAGATTTTTAATAGCAAACTTAAAATATTTTAACAATAAAAAAAATTCTATTAATGAAAACAAAATGGTAAAAATAGACAAATGGATTATTTTAGAAACTAAAAAATTACAAAAAAAAATAATATTATTATATAATAAATATCAATTTCATAAAATTATTAAACATTTAATGAATTTTATTTCAATAAAATTAAGTTCATTTTATTTAGATATTATAAAAGATAGACAATATACATTAAATATAAAAAATAATTCTAGATATAGTTGTCAAAAAGCTATATTTTATATATTAAATGTTATAGTAAGATTAATATCACCTATTTTATCTTTTACATCAGAAGAAATTTGGAAATATTTACAAAAAAAAAAAAATAAAAAAAATATATTTACAGAAAAATGGTTTTTAAAAAATTTCATTAAAAAAAAAAAAAATAATAATAAATTTTGGAAAAAAATTATATTAATTAAAAATGAAATAAATAAAATAATAGAAATTTATAGAAACAAAAAAAAAATAAAAAGTTCTCTAGAAGCTTCAATAATATTATATACAAATAAAAATATTAAAAAAAAAATACAAAAATTCAAAAAAGAAAAAAAATTTTTATTTATTGTATCCAATGTTAAAATTAAAAAATTTGAACAAGCTCCAAAAAATGCAATTCATTCTAAAAATATAAAAAAATTAAAAATTATTATTAAAAAAAACAACGGAAAAAAATGTCAAAGATGTTGGAATTATGTAAAAAAAATAATAATTTTTAAAAATAAAAACAAAATATGCAAAAGATGTATTTTAAATTTATTTGGTTTAGGAGAAAAAAGAAAATTTTTATAA